From the Flavimarina sp. Hel_I_48 genome, one window contains:
- the murC gene encoding UDP-N-acetylmuramate--L-alanine ligase, with protein sequence MSALARYFKAAGHAVYGYDKTPSTITNQLEALGISIHYEDSVEAIPVHTADKESVLVVYTPAIPKNHKGFAYVKNQGFSIKKRAEVLGLLTKDKFCLAVAGTHGKTTTSAILGHLLAETGVPVTAFLGGIATNYNSNLIQKGEEVIVVEADEYDRSFLQLYPNIASISSMDADHLDIYGDVSVMEEGFREFAQHVQKDGTLFIKNGLDLSGITVAVEEKAEFSANNVTIKNGAFHFDLHYPDGILKDIKIQLPGRHNVFNAATALAMAIKYGVAGGELKSALGSFSGVNRRFTYRINREDLVLIDDYAHHPTEIDAVRQSVRELYPNEEVLVVFQPHLFSRTCDFMEDFAKSLSQFDEVLLLDIYPAREEPIEGVNSELLLKKITLPRKRKIAKNELKSAINASKPKIIVMLGAGDIGVEIEKLTKILTA encoded by the coding sequence ATGAGTGCGCTGGCCCGCTATTTTAAAGCGGCCGGCCATGCGGTTTATGGCTATGATAAAACGCCCAGTACGATAACTAACCAACTGGAAGCCCTGGGGATTTCAATACATTATGAAGATTCGGTTGAGGCGATTCCCGTACATACTGCGGATAAAGAAAGCGTACTTGTTGTTTACACGCCTGCAATCCCTAAAAATCACAAAGGCTTCGCCTATGTCAAAAATCAGGGTTTTAGTATCAAAAAGCGGGCGGAAGTACTGGGGTTGTTGACCAAAGACAAATTTTGCCTGGCCGTTGCGGGAACGCACGGTAAAACGACCACATCAGCAATCCTGGGTCATTTACTGGCCGAAACCGGCGTTCCCGTGACCGCTTTTTTAGGTGGGATCGCAACCAATTATAACAGCAATCTCATCCAGAAAGGCGAAGAGGTCATCGTGGTGGAAGCTGATGAATATGACCGCTCGTTTTTGCAGTTGTATCCTAACATTGCCAGCATCAGTTCTATGGATGCAGACCATCTGGATATTTACGGTGATGTTTCGGTGATGGAAGAAGGTTTTAGGGAGTTTGCCCAGCACGTACAAAAAGACGGAACCCTTTTTATAAAAAATGGACTGGACCTCTCGGGAATTACGGTTGCCGTAGAAGAAAAAGCTGAATTTTCGGCAAATAATGTTACCATAAAAAACGGTGCTTTTCACTTTGACCTGCACTATCCTGACGGGATTTTAAAAGATATTAAAATACAATTACCAGGAAGGCACAACGTGTTCAACGCGGCAACCGCCCTGGCAATGGCCATAAAATATGGTGTTGCGGGTGGAGAATTAAAGTCGGCACTGGGCAGTTTTTCAGGTGTAAATAGGCGTTTTACGTATCGAATCAACAGGGAAGATCTTGTTCTTATTGACGATTACGCACACCATCCCACAGAGATTGATGCGGTGCGGCAATCTGTACGGGAATTATATCCCAACGAGGAGGTTTTAGTGGTTTTTCAGCCGCATCTTTTTAGCCGTACGTGTGATTTTATGGAGGATTTTGCAAAAAGTCTATCCCAGTTTGATGAAGTGCTACTGCTTGATATTTATCCTGCACGCGAAGAACCTATAGAAGGTGTGAACAGTGAATTATTACTGAAAAAAATAACGCTTCCGCGGAAGCGGAAAATTGCCAAAAATGAGCTAAAATCGGCAATAAATGCATCAAAACCGAAGATAATCGTTATGCTTGGTGCAGGTGACATTGGCGTGGAAATAGAAAAATTAACCAAAATACTTACGGCATGA
- a CDS encoding FtsW/RodA/SpoVE family cell cycle protein, with amino-acid sequence MSKSWNIITNLKGDRAIWAIVAFLALFSFLPVYSASSNLAYLYGDGDTIGFLVRHFMHLVLGFAIIYGVHRVPYHYFKGLSIILLPVILILLIVTLAQGTTIDGANASRWIQVPFVGFTFQTSTLAAVVLMVYVARYLSKIQDREITFKESLLPLWLPVGVMLALILPANFSTTAIIAAMTFTLLFIGGYPLKYLGSMLLVGFFLLAFFVVAAKAFPKAFPNRVDTWMARVDSFTDNVDTEADYQIEKAKIAIATGGVMGLGPGKSVQKNFLPQSTSDFIFAIIVEEWGLLGGMTLMLLYLLLLFRIVIVAFKSPSVFGKLVALGVGLPIVFQALINMAVAVELFPVTGQTLPMVSSGGTSIWMTCLAIGIILSVSAKREEIRAQEEKAEEEMNPLEVLSEAL; translated from the coding sequence GTGAGCAAATCGTGGAACATCATAACAAATTTAAAGGGAGACCGTGCGATCTGGGCCATAGTGGCTTTTCTTGCACTGTTTTCTTTTTTGCCTGTTTATAGTGCCAGCAGTAACCTGGCCTATTTATATGGGGATGGGGATACCATTGGTTTTTTGGTGCGGCATTTTATGCATTTGGTACTTGGTTTTGCCATAATTTATGGTGTTCACCGCGTGCCTTATCACTATTTTAAAGGATTGTCCATTATCCTGCTACCGGTAATTCTTATTTTATTGATCGTGACCCTGGCGCAGGGAACGACCATAGATGGGGCGAATGCCAGCCGGTGGATACAGGTACCATTCGTGGGGTTCACCTTCCAGACATCAACGCTTGCGGCAGTAGTGCTTATGGTTTATGTGGCGCGTTACCTGTCTAAAATTCAGGATAGGGAAATAACTTTTAAGGAAAGCCTGTTGCCCTTGTGGTTGCCGGTAGGTGTTATGTTGGCCCTTATATTACCGGCCAACTTTTCCACGACCGCCATCATTGCTGCGATGACCTTTACCTTATTATTTATAGGGGGTTATCCGTTAAAATATTTGGGATCTATGTTGCTCGTTGGTTTCTTTTTACTTGCGTTTTTTGTGGTTGCTGCAAAAGCGTTTCCGAAGGCCTTTCCCAACCGGGTGGATACCTGGATGGCGCGGGTAGACAGCTTTACGGATAATGTAGATACTGAAGCAGATTATCAGATTGAAAAAGCGAAAATCGCGATTGCTACAGGCGGAGTCATGGGGCTGGGACCTGGGAAAAGTGTTCAGAAAAACTTTTTACCACAAAGTACCTCAGATTTTATTTTTGCGATCATTGTTGAAGAATGGGGACTTCTGGGCGGTATGACGTTAATGCTGCTCTATTTATTGCTGTTATTTAGGATTGTCATCGTAGCATTTAAATCCCCCAGCGTTTTTGGGAAACTGGTCGCGCTGGGTGTAGGGTTGCCCATTGTTTTTCAGGCGTTGATCAATATGGCGGTTGCGGTAGAATTATTTCCGGTAACCGGGCAAACCTTACCCATGGTGAGTAGCGGTGGTACCTCCATATGGATGACCTGCCTGGCGATAGGCATTATATTAAGTGTAAGCGCAAAACGGGAAGAAATCAGGGCACAGGAAGAAAAGGCCGAAGAAGAAATGAATCCGCTTGAGGTATTGAGTGAAGCGCTGTAA
- a CDS encoding cell division protein FtsQ/DivIB, which produces MKVNWFYIKMTVLVGFSVFLFSFSARRSGARKVEGVQVNFEAGDNLFITAAAVNKLLIQSNQHLTGLDKERLALETLEKRLDSNAMIANADVYLTLNGIVGANIEQRKPLARIDAAIPYYLDKTGSAMPLSSNYSARVPIVNGVNKDQLHEVFPLLQYIKSDAMLDKQIIGLTRTKNGGYLLTPRVMEYRINLGKPETLASKFNNYKAFYQKTLKDKSLETYRLVDLRFKGQVVGTKK; this is translated from the coding sequence ATGAAAGTTAATTGGTTTTACATAAAAATGACTGTTTTAGTCGGTTTTTCGGTGTTTTTGTTCAGTTTTTCGGCCAGAAGAAGCGGTGCGCGCAAGGTGGAAGGGGTACAGGTCAATTTTGAGGCTGGTGATAATCTTTTTATTACTGCCGCTGCGGTTAACAAATTGTTAATACAAAGTAATCAGCACCTTACGGGTCTGGACAAAGAACGTTTAGCTTTGGAAACATTAGAAAAACGTTTGGACAGCAACGCAATGATTGCAAATGCAGATGTTTATCTTACCCTTAATGGCATTGTAGGGGCAAATATTGAGCAACGCAAGCCACTGGCACGTATTGATGCGGCGATACCCTATTACCTGGATAAGACCGGTAGTGCCATGCCATTGTCCAGTAATTATTCGGCACGGGTTCCCATTGTGAACGGTGTGAACAAAGATCAACTGCACGAAGTTTTTCCGCTTTTGCAATATATAAAGAGTGACGCCATGCTTGATAAGCAGATTATAGGCCTTACACGTACTAAAAATGGAGGGTATTTGCTAACGCCCCGGGTGATGGAATATCGTATAAACCTCGGTAAGCCTGAAACATTAGCTTCAAAATTCAATAATTATAAGGCGTTTTATCAAAAAACGTTAAAAGATAAAAGTTTAGAAACATACCGCCTGGTGGACCTTAGGTTCAAGGGACAGGTAGTAGGTACTAAAAAGTAA
- the murG gene encoding undecaprenyldiphospho-muramoylpentapeptide beta-N-acetylglucosaminyltransferase — protein MKPYRFIISGGGTGGHIYPALAIADGLKVKYPDAEFLFVGARDRMEMEKVPQAGYTIKGLWITGIKRELTLSNLMFPLKLISSLLASVKIIKTFKPDVVIGTGGFASGPLLQAANSKNIPTLIQEQNSYAGVTNKLLSKKAKKICVAYDNMQAFFPKEKIVKTGNPVRQDLLEINDKRRDGQIKFRLEEGKQTLLVLGGSLGARAINAFVSKNLDYILAQGVQVIWQTGKLYYEQYKENDTLENVTVLAYIDTMNLAYAAADLIISRAGAGSVSELCIVGKPVIFIPSPNVAEDHQTKNAQAIATKDAAILLAEKELETQFKPIFDELVKNPEKRRKLGENINKLALPHATDDIIEEVEKMILRKE, from the coding sequence TTGAAACCCTACAGATTCATCATATCAGGCGGCGGTACCGGCGGGCATATTTACCCGGCGCTGGCAATTGCCGATGGTCTCAAAGTGAAATATCCAGATGCGGAATTTCTCTTTGTGGGGGCACGTGACCGTATGGAAATGGAAAAAGTACCCCAGGCTGGGTATACTATTAAAGGTTTGTGGATCACCGGGATCAAGAGGGAACTTACCCTTTCCAACCTTATGTTTCCATTGAAGTTGATAAGTAGCTTATTGGCTTCGGTAAAAATTATAAAAACGTTCAAACCTGATGTGGTAATAGGGACGGGAGGTTTTGCCAGCGGTCCATTGTTGCAGGCGGCAAACTCTAAAAATATACCCACGCTTATACAGGAGCAAAATTCGTATGCGGGGGTGACCAATAAGTTGCTGAGCAAAAAAGCCAAGAAAATCTGTGTTGCCTATGACAATATGCAGGCATTTTTCCCTAAGGAAAAGATAGTAAAAACGGGAAATCCCGTACGTCAGGACCTGCTTGAAATCAATGATAAGCGAAGAGACGGACAGATAAAATTTAGATTAGAAGAAGGAAAACAAACCCTTTTAGTTCTTGGCGGAAGCCTTGGAGCACGAGCGATCAATGCGTTCGTTTCAAAAAATTTAGACTATATCCTTGCGCAGGGAGTGCAGGTGATCTGGCAGACCGGTAAATTATATTATGAGCAATATAAAGAGAATGACACGTTAGAAAATGTAACCGTGCTGGCGTATATAGATACAATGAATTTGGCCTATGCCGCTGCAGATCTTATCATCAGCAGGGCCGGGGCAGGATCTGTTTCTGAACTTTGTATAGTGGGCAAACCGGTGATTTTTATACCCTCACCTAATGTTGCAGAAGATCACCAGACTAAAAATGCCCAGGCGATCGCAACAAAGGATGCTGCTATTTTACTGGCTGAAAAAGAACTTGAAACGCAGTTCAAACCCATATTTGACGAACTCGTAAAAAATCCGGAAAAGCGCCGAAAATTAGGTGAAAACATAAACAAATTGGCACTTCCCCATGCTACAGATGACATTATTGAGGAAGTGGAAAAGATGATTTTACGAAAAGAATAG